The proteins below come from a single Deinococcus humi genomic window:
- a CDS encoding carbohydrate ABC transporter permease, translating into MARMSQVRRKEALTGYLFIAPWFLGFLLFVAGPMLWSLYASFTNYDITSKATWVGWDNYRRLFFDDDLFWTSLYNTGFYVLFAVPLSVFTGVLIAVLLNQKIPGQRIFRTIFFLPKVLTGVAVLLLWLWVFNPDFGPINVFLRAIGVDNPPLWFADPTWAKPALVIMSMWGAAGGYIIYLAGLQGIPRHLYEAAMLDGASPVKQFWAITVPMMSPTIFFKLVTGISAAFQFWETSLIVSEGGKGGPSYSTLFYGLYMWQKAFGEYQMGYASAMAWVLLIITLMLTGLQFWVSRRWVYYEGEAR; encoded by the coding sequence ATGGCCCGCATGAGCCAGGTCCGGCGGAAAGAAGCGCTCACCGGTTATCTGTTTATCGCCCCCTGGTTTCTCGGTTTCCTACTGTTTGTGGCAGGCCCGATGCTGTGGTCGCTGTACGCCAGCTTTACCAACTACGACATCACTTCCAAAGCGACCTGGGTCGGCTGGGACAACTATCGACGGCTGTTTTTCGATGACGACCTGTTCTGGACGTCGCTGTACAACACCGGTTTCTATGTCCTGTTTGCCGTGCCGCTCAGTGTGTTCACCGGCGTCCTGATCGCGGTGCTGCTGAACCAGAAGATTCCCGGACAACGCATTTTCCGTACCATCTTCTTTCTTCCCAAAGTGTTGACGGGTGTGGCGGTGCTCCTGCTGTGGCTGTGGGTCTTCAATCCTGATTTCGGTCCCATCAACGTCTTTCTCAGGGCCATCGGCGTGGACAACCCTCCGCTGTGGTTCGCCGACCCCACCTGGGCCAAACCCGCCCTGGTCATCATGAGCATGTGGGGTGCAGCGGGCGGCTACATCATCTACCTGGCCGGTCTCCAGGGGATTCCCCGGCACCTGTATGAAGCGGCCATGCTCGACGGTGCTTCGCCGGTCAAGCAGTTCTGGGCCATCACCGTACCCATGATGTCGCCTACCATTTTCTTCAAACTGGTGACCGGCATTTCTGCCGCCTTTCAGTTCTGGGAGACCTCACTGATCGTTTCAGAGGGGGGTAAGGGTGGACCGTCGTACTCAACGTTGTTCTACGGCCTGTACATGTGGCAAAAAGCTTTCGGCGAGTACCAGATGGGCTACGCCAGCGCGATGGCCTGGGTGCTCCTGATCATTACCCTGATGCTGACGGGCTTGCAGTTCTGGGTCTCGCGCCGCTGGGTGTACTACGAGGGAGAGGCTCGCTGA